The sequence TACAGACGTACTTGACTGCAGGCTGCACATGTGTTAAAGCAGTCACAGCAGGGTCATATCTGTTCTTCTgatcagagtcagagttgcgcCTACATGGGCAGCTCCTCAGCGACTTGTTCTTTATTTCAAATACTTTCAAGCAGAATTTTTTTATTATGGCTTTAATCTCTGAGTATGATCTGTTTTTGATTAGTGGTTTGTTTCTGTGTATCTTTTTAATGATGGCTTTAACCAGCTTCGTTGTCACCAAGGTCCAGACCCCAGCAGGTGTATTTAGATTAGAAAAGGTACTATTAATCTGTTCAATATGGACTAAGTCATTTTTTGCTCAGAGTGATCAGCAGCAACAgagcttttctctctctctgtctctctttccctctcttttttaagttaCCATAGTTACAGGTAGGCTATGTGTCACACTCAAACTTCCTTGCAACCCCCCCCTTTTTATCAAAATAAGGATTATGTTTAGAAGAACAAATAAGATCACCTCTGCAGGTGCTGAGCTGTATGACAGTATGTGTTACAGGAACTAATCACATTATGAGTCATGATTAAGTTGAAAATTAAACCATTTACTCCAGTCATGCTATATAAAACTATAAATGTACTGTGCATAGGTTACTTGTATGCAGCTTATAGCGATCATGTACATTTTAAGTGGTCTAAAGAAAAACTCTTCATTTCCAGTGACCTTAAATTGTATGCTAATTGtcatttattatatattaatgCGAGTGTAGAAGGGGGAGAGGGATTTGACTGCCTTTTGTCCACTGCAATCACATGCCTGATTGATTCATTCACAGTTAAcaggatttctttttttgtaattcagtTTTATAACAACGTGTTCAAAAGTGAACCATGAAGAACCCACATATTTGTTCAGGTGCTTATCTCTacattctctgtgtgtctcGCTGTCCCAGGACGGCCATGTGGAGGTGGCACGGCTGCTGTTGGACAGTGGCGCGCAGGTCAACATGCCAGCCGATTCCTTCGAGTCGCCCCTCACCCTCGCAGCCTGTGGAGGACACGTGGAGCTGGCAGCCTTGCTCATAGAGAGAGGAGCCAACTTGGAGGAGGTTTGTAAAGAGGCAGAAGCTTCAGTACCAACAtgagactgaaaataaaaaacaggattGGATGCagtttctgttctttcttcctGAAGCTGTGcctataaatataaatgatttgGCAAATGTTGATTTCACGTTTACAGCAGTATAGAATAGACCTAATCTCTTTGCTTCTGATTAGAGTCAGAAGTCTAAAACAGTTGAAGTGTGACCTTGGATATGAAAGTGTTTATAATAAggggattgcatttttttttatttacctgatatttttaaaatcaatttcctcagttaatttaaaaaaagaaacacatgcaaaaaagagcaaaaatatatattattttgaaTTTCACTGCTGTTGTTCGTgccttaattaaaaaaaacacactcagctGGCAGTGAGGAAGCAGACTTGATCACTGAATATTCGGCAACATGACATTGCTTCAGGTTTTTCTTATTACCCCTTTTTTTTATGAGCTGTTGACTAAAGTGTCTATCaaccattttttcattttccaacCTGATTGAGAGTATGGAGATATAAAAGACAAGCTGAGCTCTACACCACAGAAGCTGTCTTGCAGTGAGTCATACTTGCCCTTCTGTTTTCTTATGAGCTggtgtgtctgtttgtatcCAGGTCAATGATGAGGGCTACACCCCTCTGATGGAAGCAGCTAGAGAAGGCCACGAGGAGATGGTAGCACTGCTGCTGGCACAAGGTAAGAAAGCTCCACTCCTACAGCTGGGAAATGGAAACTTAATGCAAGATGCCATTCCAGTGAATAGTGCTGCATTGTTTGGATTTGTTTGGCCATGAtcattcctccctctctttatatttgtttttgtttttcagaaatAAGATAATCAAGAGTAATCTGTGAAATGATAATGgcttacatttttctttaaccatgctatgttttgaaCTAAATAACAAATGAGTCACTGATCACAAACTGTTCTTGCTCCGTTGTCAAGGTGCTAACATCAATGCCCAGACAGAGGAGACCCAAGAGACGGCTCTGACTCTAGCCTGCTGCGGAGGCTTCCTGGAAGTGGCTGACTTTCTCATCAAAGCAGGGGCAGACATTGAGTTGGGATGTTCCACACCTCTAATGGAGGCTGCACAGGAGGGCCATCTGGAGTTGGTCAAGTACCTTCTGGCTGCAGGTGAGCCTTGAAAGACAGCCAAGAGCTGCAGATACAGGTGGCAATAATTCAGCCTCAATGCTTATAATCCCTAATCTCGGTTTTGTCATTCAGGAGCAAACGTTCACGCCACCACAGCAACGGGAGACACAGCCCTGACATATGCGTGTGAAAACGGACACACTGATGTGGCGGATGTGCTGCTGCAGGCTGGAGCCAACTTGGTAATCCAAatcctttattttttcacttatgATTGGTCCTTTGTTTTATGAAGATTAGAATAACAGTAGAATCCGAAAAGATGTAGAATAAAGTCAAAAGTCTTCCTGTACAGATGTTGCACCGTTGAATTAAATACACTGAGAAGTCAAGGTTGGGCCTTTTAGAAATATTATAGCTGTTAATTATTGTGCCAGATTTTCTGGATGTGCATAGTTGATGCATCTCCTTTTGACCTGTTGCAGTAAAACAACTTCATCTAACACATCTTCACCTTTGTCTTCCAGGAACACGAGTCTGAGGGAGGGCGGACGCCCTTAATGAAGGCAGCAAGGGCAGGACATCTCTGTACAGTGCAGTTTCTTATCAGCAAAGGTGAGTTGTTTACCAGTTGTAGAGTTTTTTATGATCTGTTTTACCCAAATCTACTTGGAGGTGGAAAGATTAAAATTGAACTCCTTTGTGTATACAGGACAACATTGTAAGGGTTTCATTTGAaaggcagttttgaaaacaaTTGATCAGTTTGTAAAAGTTGAAGGAtgatttgaatttgaaaagaTCAAAAGTCTTCATAAAAGTATTTACAAAGTTAGATTTTAATTACTTCAACAGTATGATTGTGAGGTTTTTCACTCATGAGCTGATCAGTAAAAATCTTATCTTTGCTCTCTTTCTTGATAAATGAGTTCAATTGATCGCTTATGGGGTTTTTTGTCAGACCTGAGGAATTTGGAGGTGTGGAAACAGTAATACGAGTTCTATCTCATATTTTGAGGGTTTTTGAATTAACATACTTCTACATTGTCCTCTTGTCTAGGTGCTAATGTGAACAGAGCTACTGCCAACAATGATCACACAGTGGTGTCTCTGGCCTGTGCTGGAGGACATCTGGCTGTGGTGGAACTGCTGCTGGCACATGGGGCGGATCCCACACACAGACTCAAAGtaatgcacacactcactcactcacccacACTGGATTTAGATAAGACCAGTTAGAATGATAATGCCGGCCCATACGTGTGTAATAAAGCACATCATTAaatcaatgtttgttttctctttgtagGATGGTTCAACCATGTTGATAGAAGCTGCTAAAGGTGGCCACACCAATGTGGTTTCCTACCTGTTGGACTATCCCAACAACATCCTGTCTGTCCCAGCCCCTGACCTCTCCCAGCTCACACCCCCCTCGCAAGATGCCTCTCAGGTATGCAGAAGAATAAGAACCATGTTTTATTGATTCTCCCAAATCTGTTTTTGATActttttattgatattattaatACTAACATGTCCCCTGCTGGCACAGGTTCCTCGTGTCCCATTCCAAGCTCTCGCCATGGTAGTGCCCCCTCAGGAGCCCGACCGAGCCCCATCAAACATCGCCACACCCCCACCCGTCTCCAGCAAAGGTATTCAATTCTACAAGTCTTACCACTCAGTGAGATTTCTCTCCATGCAAAGTTGAAGACTAACACAactctctctgttgtttcaaTCCAGGCGTTTCCAAACAGAGACAGGCAGCCCTTCAGCCCGGTGTCCCCAGCTCAGTCGGTCGGGGGCCTGAAGCGGAGCCCCTGCCGCCCTTCCACTTGTGCCAGCCTCTAGAGTGCATTGTGGAAGAGACGGAGGGAAAGCTGAACGAGCTGGGACAGAGAATCAGTGCTATCGAGAAGGCTCAGCTTCAGTCGTTAGAGCTCATTCAGGGGGAGCCGCTCACCAAAGACAAGAttgaggagctgaagaagagcCGAGAGGAGCAGGTAAAGTTCTGATGAGATTTGGAATTGTCATTCAATGGGTTAAGATGGGTCGAACCTGCAACAGTAATCCACACTTTAATGTTGTTCAGCTTGTATGGCAATGCATGTATTAGTAGTGGTAAACAAGGATGTGGCTGTTGTCCACCTaggtgcagaagaagaagaaaatcttGAAGGAGCTGCAGAAAGTGGAGCGCCAGCTGCAGctgaaaacacagcaacagTTCACCAAAGAGTACATGGAGGCGAAGGGTTtaaaggaggagcaggaggccgGACAAAGCCAGGGTCCTGGTCCAGGACCTGGAAGTACGGCAGCTGCTCCAGGACCCCTTCCCGCCCCACCAGGTGCCCTCTTACACACTGGCTCTGACACAGATGAGGAGGCCAACAGAGATGGCAAACAGGAGGAGCAGCCGGGGGACGACGGGGACGAGGTCAGTATatcttattatatatttttttacattgctGGCTCTTATTCCTCTGACTGTGCTTGTTAATTAGTAAGATATTtgacctgtttgtttgtttgtttgtttgtttttaggaagatgaagatgaagatgaggatgagggTTCAGAGGAAGAAGCAGATGGAGAAGAGGATGACTACCCCAAGCTTCCTCAGGTTGGCACAATCCTCTACAGAGAGccacagccaccacagcagCCTCCTCTACCCCCTTCACCACAGGCACAACCCCAGCCCCCTCCCCCGCCTCTTCAGGCTGCCTTCGTCCCCATCCAACCCCTTCCGGACTACAACCCCGCTGACTACCCGGGCAGCACCAGCCCAGAGCTGCAGAGGGTACTGGTGGGGCAGCAGATGCTGGGCCAACAGCAGCAGGGTCAACAGCTGGCTGGGTTAGGCCCAGGAATGATACCTCAGCAGGCTCCAGATGGGCTCATGGTCGCCACACCTGCACAGACGCTCACAGACACGCTGGATGACATCATGGCAGGCAagtttctttaactttttttttacttaagaTTGTTGTGGAAACATTGGAATGTAAATGTGTGCTAAATCCTGGAAGTACTGTCCTTgtaactttctttttcttttctattgcagctgtgagcagccgtgtgcCCATGCTGAACACTACAACCTCACCCACTCCCCTCTCCCAGCCTCCCACACAGATGCCCGCAAACATTGCCTCACCCCCTTCGGTTCTGCCCCTTTATCCCTCAGTCGACATCGATGCACATGTAAGATATTGTGAAAATTTGACAGTAAAGACATCTAAAAATATAGAGTTGTGTGGAGAACGTCCTCGACcctgttaaaatatgtttttttcaccaCAGACGGAGAGCAACCATGACACAGCGCTGACACTGGCATGTGCAGGAGGACATGAGGAGTTGGTGTCTGTCCTAATCGCACGGGGAGCCAACATTGAGCATCGGGACAAAAAAGGTATGAAACCAAGACAATAGGTTGGGCccataaaattattatttatggTTTCATTAAAAGGGTTCTATTTCATAGGTGGTTGGTGTAATAAGCTTTGAGAATAAAAACCtcatattctttttttctccataggCTTCACTCCTCTGATCCTGGCTGCCACAGCTGGTCATGTCGGAGTAGTGGAAGTTCTCCTGGACAAAGGTGGCGACATTGAGGCTCAGTCAGAGAGAACCAAAGACACACCTCTGTCCCTGGCCTGCTCTGGGGGACGCCAGGAGGTAAACACATTGTCTGTGACTAAACCTAACATTTCTGTTAAACCTATTCACAACTATaactgtgctgtttgtttgtgattgtcAGGTGGTTGAGCTGCTTCTGCTCCGGGGAGCCAATAAGGAACATCGTAATGTTTCCGACTACACGCCTCTTAGCTTGGCTGCTTCTGGGGGTTACGTCAACATCATCAAGATACTCCTCAACGCTGGAGCTGAAATTAACTCCAGGTAAGGGACAAGGGCCAAAGTATTCAGCTCTGATTTTTGTAATGTACCAATACAAGTTTCATTTGTAGGATAAAATCTTCTCAACAGTCTTAGATGGTGTTACTTGAAATGTTACTTTGTGGTACAGCTGCACCTAATAGTAACAGCAAATGTTtgcctctgttttttaaaatcaacaaaataaggaaaaaacTTTGAAAGCAGTGACTAAAGTATTAGCCACCAAGACAAGTTGTACACTTGTAAAAGTGACGATCAATGTTGTGTTGCTGAATATTTCCAAAGCAAAGCCAAATCTTCATTCCTCTGTGTAATGCCATTTTGTGCACAAATAGTGTGTTATTAAGTTTTTCTGAACCTGTTTATTCACCAACCATCTGTTATGTTTGTGTCACCAGGACCGGCAGTAAGCTGGGAATCTCTCCTCTGATGCTAGCAGCCATGAATGGTCATGTCCCTGCAGTGAAGCTGTTGCTTGATATGGGCTCAGACATCAACGCCCAGATTGAGACCAACAGAAACACAGCTCTGACCCTGGCCTGCTTCCAGGGGCGGGCTGAGGTCGTCAGTCTGCTGCTGGATCGCAAGGCCAATGTGGAGCATCGGGCTAAGGTAAGGGGTGTAGACCAAAATCACCGAGATACACAGGCTGTTGTCCTAAAACCTACTGAATTATTTTGtcaaacacaacattacacTGACTGAGCCTGTCACCTCTTTCAGACTGGCCTTACTCCTCTGATGGAGGCAGCTTCAGGAGGTTATGCAGAGGTGGGCCGAGTGCTGCTGGACAAAGGTGCCGATGTCAACGCTCCCCCTGTTCCCTCATCCCGTGACACCGCCCTCACCATTGCTGCAGACAAGGGCCACTACAAGTTTTGTGAGCTGCTTATCAACAGGTGAGTGCGATTCTGTTGTTCTGTGGTCATGGTCTATTTATGCAGAAGGTAATCCTCTGTGACTTCCTTCGTTAAATGTATTAGCTGTTATAGTTGAGCAGTGGTTTATTCCTGCAGCTGAGGTTTATTAGGTGGCTTTTCAAGTACAGTCTAGTCCTCACatcattttttcattctttcatgcTGTAGAAGATTAATCACGtttttactttggtgatatgACTCCGGTGTCATGTCATCTTCTGATTTAGCTGTTACCAATCAGTACTCACCAATCTTCCTACTTTCTTTGGTGCGTTGCCTTTGTATGAATCCTCAAGCTGAAACGTTTACTTGTTTTTGCAGAGGTGCCCATATCGATGTACGAAACAAGAAAGGGAACACTCCTCTCTGGCTGGCTGCAAACGGCGGTCATTTTGATGTGGTCCAGCTCTTGGTGCATGCTAGTGCTGATGTGGATGCAGCCGATAACCGCAAGATCACCCCACTCATGGCTGCTTTTCGCAAGGTGAAGAATGAACTGAAACACAACATGTCAGTTTGTAATGCTACATTTTGGAAAAGCTTCGACTTACTAACATTTACTTACCATTCCAGGGTCATGTGAAGGTGGTGCAGTATCTTGTGAAGGAAGTCAACCAATTCCCATCAGATATCGAGTGCATGAGATATATCGCCACCATCGCTGACAAGGTAGGTGTTGaatatgttttcagtgttttgtctgCTTCATCTACTGAAGCTGACAGAGCTGATGAAACATACATTAGCAGAGCTCTAACTCcagttgtttcctgtttttgcaGGAGCTGTTGAAGAAGTGCCACCAGTGCATGGAGACCATCGTCAAAGCCAAAGACCAGCAGGCAGCCGAGGCTAACAAAAACGCTAGCATTCTCCTGAAAGAGCTAGACTTGGAGAAGGTAATGACAGACCCTATCTCTGTGCTTTGAATGCACTGGATGAGCGTGAATGTAATCTGAAATGTCCTTGTGTTGTCCAACAGTCTCGGGAGGAGAGCAAAAAGCAGGCCCTGGCTGCTAAACGTGAGAAGCGTAAGGAGAAacgcaagaagaagaaggaggagcagaagaggaagcaggaggaagaggagggacagAAAACCAAGGAGGGCATCTCTGATATGCTTGAGCTGAAGGAGGATTCAGCTGATGGTAAATTTTAATCGGCTTTTAATGGAAGTTAAGACTGTTGAGTTGTAATTTTCTCATACCTTCAGATctgatttactgttttgtgtgtttaaatctTTTGTCTGACTTTGTCCCATCCCTTCCTCAGAATCAGAGGTTCCAATTGAGCCCCCCAGtgcaaccaccaccaccaccatagGTATATCTGCAACCTCCACCACTTTCACTACAGCTTTTGGAAAGAAGCGAGCGAGTGTGGCCACTACCCCGAGCACCAATCGcaagaacaaaaagaacaagacCAAGGACTCACCTAACGAACCCATCATACTACAGGACCCACAGGTGAGCACTTCTgcttttgtcttcttttatcACTGTATATTGTGTAGATTGTATTATCAAGACTGACCTGACCTGATCTGTATGCTATTCCTCCCTCTAGGTTGCACTAGCACAGCACAAGGCTGACAAGAACAAGATCCATGGTGAGCCccggggtgggggtgggggagtGACAGGTGGCAACAGCGATTCTGACCCCTTGGATAGCACCGACTGTGCcagtgagagcagcagcagtggcgGCAAGAGTCAGGAGCTCAACTACCTCCCTGACCTCACCTCCTCagcctcatcctcctcctcctcttcctcctcttcctcctcttccgcCCCCTCCTCAGGAGCGGCCCAGGCCCTCCTGCGCGGCCCGGAGAAGAGACACTGTCCTCAGCCGCCGATCGACGGCAAGTTGGACAACAAGGTCACGGTCTCGATCTCCAAACCAACGCAAAAGTGAGTTTCTGATGTAACAAAGTACATTCATCTTCATCATAACAttcagcctctgtatgtgtgagTAGCTGCTCATCTAGGGGAGAACACGTTTTGTTAAATTGCACTTACATCCTCATATTGACCTCTTGGCAAAACGCCCGAGTGTCCACCAAAATGTTCAGTAGCAGTTTGTCccttcattatcatcatttataTTAAAGCTAAGCTCCACTTGTTTCGTCA is a genomic window of Notolabrus celidotus isolate fNotCel1 chromosome 8, fNotCel1.pri, whole genome shotgun sequence containing:
- the ankhd1 gene encoding ankyrin repeat and KH domain-containing protein 1 isoform X10, coding for MQDAVAGTAMLTDGFEDEIDSVTPRSPVAGMGVGATPGGVGLGGIGIGVGGKKVRLYGEPGGPAAERLDFKLAAAAVLSSGPGSGSDEDEVSEVESFILDQEDLDNPIMKTASELLLSSATDGVDLRTVDPETQARLEALLEAAGIGKLSTADGKAFADPEVLRRLTSSVSCALDEAAAALTRMRAENTLNAGQADNLVIFSRSLAEACSDGDVNAVRKLLDEGRSVNEHTEEGESLLCLACSAGYYELAQVLLAMHANVEDRGIKGDITPLMAAASGGYVDIVKLLLVHGADVNAQSSTGNTALTYACAGGFVDVVKVLLKEGANIEDHNENGHTPLMEAASAGHVEVARVLLEYGAGINTHSNEFKESALTLACYKGHLDMVRFLLEAGADQEHKTDEMHTALMEACMSQDGHVEVARLLLDSGAQVNMPADSFESPLTLAACGGHVELAALLIERGANLEEVNDEGYTPLMEAAREGHEEMVALLLAQGANINAQTEETQETALTLACCGGFLEVADFLIKAGADIELGCSTPLMEAAQEGHLELVKYLLAAGANVHATTATGDTALTYACENGHTDVADVLLQAGANLEHESEGGRTPLMKAARAGHLCTVQFLISKGANVNRATANNDHTVVSLACAGGHLAVVELLLAHGADPTHRLKDGSTMLIEAAKGGHTNVVSYLLDYPNNILSVPAPDLSQLTPPSQDASQVPRVPFQALAMVVPPQEPDRAPSNIATPPPVSSKGVSKQRQAALQPGVPSSVGRGPEAEPLPPFHLCQPLECIVEETEGKLNELGQRISAIEKAQLQSLELIQGEPLTKDKIEELKKSREEQVQKKKKILKELQKVERQLQLKTQQQFTKEYMEAKGLKEEQEAGQSQGPGPGPGSTAAAPGPLPAPPGALLHTGSDTDEEANRDGKQEEQPGDDGDEEDEDEDEDEGSEEEADGEEDDYPKLPQVGTILYREPQPPQQPPLPPSPQAQPQPPPPPLQAAFVPIQPLPDYNPADYPGSTSPELQRVLVGQQMLGQQQQGQQLAGLGPGMIPQQAPDGLMVATPAQTLTDTLDDIMAAVSSRVPMLNTTTSPTPLSQPPTQMPANIASPPSVLPLYPSVDIDAHTESNHDTALTLACAGGHEELVSVLIARGANIEHRDKKGFTPLILAATAGHVGVVEVLLDKGGDIEAQSERTKDTPLSLACSGGRQEVVELLLLRGANKEHRNVSDYTPLSLAASGGYVNIIKILLNAGAEINSRTGSKLGISPLMLAAMNGHVPAVKLLLDMGSDINAQIETNRNTALTLACFQGRAEVVSLLLDRKANVEHRAKTGLTPLMEAASGGYAEVGRVLLDKGADVNAPPVPSSRDTALTIAADKGHYKFCELLINRGAHIDVRNKKGNTPLWLAANGGHFDVVQLLVHASADVDAADNRKITPLMAAFRKGHVKVVQYLVKEVNQFPSDIECMRYIATIADKELLKKCHQCMETIVKAKDQQAAEANKNASILLKELDLEKSREESKKQALAAKREKRKEKRKKKKEEQKRKQEEEEGQKTKEGISDMLELKEDSADESEVPIEPPSATTTTTIGISATSTTFTTAFGKKRASVATTPSTNRKNKKNKTKDSPNEPIILQDPQVALAQHKADKNKIHGEPRGGGGGVTGGNSDSDPLDSTDCASESSSSGGKSQELNYLPDLTSSASSSSSSSSSSSSSAPSSGAAQALLRGPEKRHCPQPPIDGKLDNKVTVSISKPTQKSKKLSVPASVVSRIMGRGGCNITAIQDVTGAHIDVDKQKDKNGERMITIRGGTESTRYAVQLINALIQDPAKELEDLIPRNHIRAPGSKTTSASFPSTTGVTSGSATGPKALSSLVTSTGVSFQPSSSSSSSASQAGGKIGKGLSSNVRQPFPVSLPLAYAHPQLALLAAQTMHQIRHPRLPMAQFGGTFSPAASTWGPFPVRPVSPGSANSSPKHNGGTNSTAGQARPNSTHSEHSNTASSGASVKTTNTTTTSAPNTSTAAASPHTPNPTPYNPQPSIPTPSSVRKQLFAPDPKPAGITPVSVAATSACGSNAVRGTGSPAHHSSTTTTMNTPLQPVGPISQPPIQPSKTEPSAVSLPGKDKPSLPLENQPVSVSESINSAVFTAPAMALPPKPEPRQQLPPPPSSVPSSEAPPALLNPQHSSHLPSAPPPVLSHNVAHPNNTVPHFSAPAPRVSHRMQPPGPYYSLPEQQQQQQSQQQQQQQQSVFVPFTAQQEPSKQTQNQTSQPTSLPPQAQTQNQGQAPGSLQVSANLGMINGSQMQHVANAGKPQQMQPNFGPAGLFNFSSIFDNNNQVGNNQVWGACHLPARSPPEQSYSAPPAYMSMGQMENMMPPPPPDSSKAPGYRSASQRMVNSPIALTSYATSISGSPVYLHGHTAVGTPSFSRQHFSPHPWSASTSGESPVPPPSTVSSSALSTSAVAPPPQPKPGSSSQQDRKVPPPIGTERLARIRQTGSVNPPLLTTSYTASVGQGGIWSFGVGSASACLGTEAMSGWSQPLMSSHMMHPQLQAEQSFSQHQPMEQDDTGISNPANNYHQPQHLPNSYMDFPKGMPMSMYGGTMLPPHPPMAEGPGGPMYNGLHTGDPAWSPIIKVVPNNADNSDPQQQVWPGTWAPHVGNVHLNHVN